The Diospyros lotus cultivar Yz01 chromosome 11, ASM1463336v1, whole genome shotgun sequence region TTGATACATGGAATGATGCAAATCAAGTGAAACTCTAGCAAGGTTAGGagaattttttaaacatatgtCACTAAAATCGCCTTCACAATACAAGCATCTAAGATTAGGGGCAGTGATTTCAAGGTAACCGAAGCTATCAGGATCACAGAAGCTACCAGGACGAACAAGATTCAACTCTTTAAGTAGTGGGCAATTGGAAATCAAACCAGAGAGGACCCCAGAATTAATGATAACATCATGAAGCTCTAGGGAGAGGAGCTTGCTAAATCCTTTAAATCCAGGAGGAGGAACAAACGAGCATAAATGTAGTTCCAAATGCTCCAACTGCAGACATGAAAACACTGAGGATGGCAACTCATAATgcacatatctaaaaatatgaAGGATGAAATCCTGGACACCATTGTTTGATACAAAATTTATCAATCGATCAATAGCACAAATTCTGTTCCATTCAGATAAGTGTAGCTTGAACTTGAGTATTGGCCCACGATGGAGTAACAGAACTTGATAAATAATCAACAAAAGCTCATTTGTTGATGTTATCCTCAATTTTCTGTAGAATGCATCATCAAATACAAGTTCGGGAAGTGTCACCCAAGTATACCTCCATTTCTTTGACAAAACACTTGTCCTTACTGAATCATCTATTGGCATGCACGTTAAAATTTTTTCTATCACATTGCTTGGAAGGTAACTGATCCTGTCTGAAGTTGAGCCTTGCATTTTCTTCACACAACCATTCTGCATGTTGATAGCTGTTTGACAAGGTATCAACTCCTCAAGAGTAGGTTTTATTGAATTTCTTGCCACAAAAGGTAAAAGAACATCAAGAAATAATCATTATGACATCCACTTTATAATGctattaataatcaaatttttcatcagagagagagagagagatcatcaGAGAAAGATCCGTGACACTCATCTCCTATATATATGGGCCTAATTCTTTCTCTAGCCTAATAAAACACCTCACAGATAGAAAATCCAGTCCCCTCCCCCTCTCCTAACAGGGAAAAAGAAATCAATgtccaaaaacaaaaagaattccAAAAGACGCACACAAAAGACATAAAAGGCTAGGTTTCATTGGCAAGAGCTTTCGTTTATCTTTTGATGTCTAATTGTTCAACAAATGATCATAACTTTGTGTGCTTGATAAGATAAATCGAACTTGTGCAATTGGGCTACTAAAATTATAAAGAGCTTTCtaacaacacacacacacacatatatatatatataaatcactGTTTTTCTTTTCAGAAAAAAATGTTGTTGTGGTATAACCCTCATCACAAATAACTGATGGAAAAAGCAAAATGTGCACGATTTTCACAGAATTTTCCCCTCACAAAACCGTTCAGaaattttctttctccttttttccatttctaaaACAGGATTTGTATATGGCGATAAGTTCTGAGACAAAAATCACaccaaaaagaacaaagaataaaaaatcTGTCCGTCAAGACATGAACAGCTAACAATCAACATACAGCATCAGTGAAAACGACGCATACAGGTAGAACAGATAATGAATAGCAGTATATCTCGAGATTAAAGCCCACCTGAAGGGGAAGAAGCCTGCTGATAGAAACCCTAGCTCCCAGCGACAAAACCCAAGTTGAGTTCAATTTGGCAACCGCCGGATCCGATCCACGGCCCAACTCGTGGATTGGGCCAACAAAAGAGCGCCACGTGTGAGTGGCAGAAGGCTgttaaaaaaaaagcaaaactGACAgcagtaaaaaaaatttaaaaaccgAGACGTCTCCTCCTCAGTTCTCTTCGACGGAgcaattgacaaaattaaagcacaatggttagaaagatataaatatatattatttaaaaatgttttaaagtataatataattaaccttaattaattaatataagtgtttaaaaactaaaaataataagtgATAACCATTGCAATGGTTGAGTTTTAATAAATGTactttattttagaaaacatgcattattttaattttaaaataattttattaattaataaaatattataaatatatgaaatatttatcattaattattttaaaattaaaataatattataaaattattttaatttatacgtGCATGTCAAGGAGCTTCCTATACTGAAAGTAATCTCTCTGGAGATAAAGGTTGGTGGGTACTACTAGTcaagaagaacaaaaataaataaataacattataaGATGAATATTTGTTCTTAGTGTCACGTAGTTAGTGTATTTTGTTCAAAGCCAGCCTCACTatttgattaacaaaaatataattcaaaatataatgtCTCTAGACAATAGTACACTTGCATTGCATATACAACCGGATACTGATAAACTTGCAAGAAGACAGGAAACACTCTTGATACAAGACTGAAAAATGCAGTGTAAATACAAGCcacaatttaattatttcctcTGCCAgatgctttatttatttttctttttctttctaaattgtCTAGCAGCATTTAAACTCctactttcaaatttttgaattatatttagataaaataattattaaaaaccAATCAGAGCACGTGgtatgaaataatttttgggtGTACAACTCTATCCCATAAACCCATAAGTTACTCTCAGCAAACACTTTTAGGGTGAGGTTTCATATCGTTACAAGTGATATTAGAGTTAATCCAATATCAGTGGATGCAAGTtaagaaattattataaatttcagGGGATCTCAATTGAGATGTGAAATTTCTGACCTATGAAGGGTGCCAAATATTAAAGGGAGGGGACCATATTAGTAGTCCACTTGGGACATCTTGGGTATAAGCCACCTTTAGCTAACCCTTTTGGAGGCCTACCGAGGATGCCACAGATTAAGGGAAGGAAGGGGAGTTTTTTGTTATGGCCCAATCCCATATTAGTAGTCCCCTTGGGACATCTTGGGTATAAGCCACCCTTTTGGGGTTGAGGGCATGTGGTTTGGAGGAATATAAAATCCTATAATCAATATTGATTTTCAAttacttgaaatttttattcttaaaagtAATTGCAGCTAGACATAGaagttaaaatttagaaaaaaaaaagaagcaatcCTATATTAATTCCTAATTTATTCCAAGACTCCAAGCCGAGTGTTCataattgaaaatgatttttggaGCTTCTCAAGTGTACTTGACTCCTTGTATTatagagattgaaaaaaattatatttgtacataatttttttttttaattttattataaatagacTATTTCTGTAATGTAAACTCACAACTTATCTTACATGCAAGAATAACTTTATTGTTATTAACCCAACCCTTTTCACAATTGAAAATGTTTCACATTCAACTCTTCTACACACTTCCGTCAAAACTCTTCTAacctattaaaataaatgaactCATGAAActttgatagaaaaaaaaatacccttatTGTTGCTAACACGACTAGTTCGACAGCTGAAAATAACTTATATTCTAACTCTTTTTACAGCTCAATCAAAACTATTCTAGCCCACTAAAATAAATGAACAGTTCAAAGAAGAATGTAAAGGCTGAATTTCCAAAACAAACAGAGGCAAAATGCATTTATTGTCTCAATGGTCATCCACGACATGAAGTATTGTATTTGgccaaatatatacaaaattttcataattaggCCAAATACCAAGGAAGTTGCAACTTTCACAAAAGAGAAATAGGAGTGAGCGAATGTCAATTTGCAGCTGTTGCCTGAACttggatcatcatcatcatctagaTAACTGAAGCAAAAAGTGTGAACCAGTTAGATACTTCTACTTCAATCAGCCAACTAATTGGAAGTCTAAGACGGGGAATGTCATTTTTTAAACATAGATAAGTGAAATCACAATATAAGCATCTAAGATTAGGGGCAGTGATTTCAAGGTAACTGAAGCAACCAGGATTAACAAGTTTCAACTCTTTAAGTAGTGGGCAATTGGAAATCAAACCAGAGAAGACCTCAGATGTAATGATAACATCATGAAGCTCTAGGGAGAGGAGCTTGCTAAATCCGTTAAATCCACGAGGAGGAACAAACAAGCAATAACGTAGTTCCAAATTCTCCAACTGCAGACATGAAAACACTGAGGATGGCAACTTATAAGGATCGCCTCCCATAAAATGAAGGACGAAATCTAGGACACCATTGTTTGATACAAAAGGTATCAACTGATCAATAGCAGAATGGCTTTTCAATTCAGATAAGTGTAGCTTGAACTTGAGTATTGGTCCACGATGGAATAACAGAACTTGATAAATAGTCAACAAAAGCTTATTTATTGATGTTGTCCTCGATCTTCGGTAGAATGCATCATCAAATACAAGTTCAGGAAGTGTCACCCAAGTATACCTCCATTTCTTTGACAAAACACTTGTCCTTACTGCATCCACTATTGGCATGCACGTTAAAattttttctatcaaattgaTAGGAAGGTAACTGATCATGTCTGAAGTTGAGCCTTGCATTTTCTTCACACAACCATTCCGCATGTTAATAGCTGTTTGACAAGGTATCAACTCCTCAAGAGTCGGTTTTATTGAATTTCTCGCCACAAAAAGTAAAAGAACATCAAGAAGTAATCATTATGACATCTACTTTATAGTGCtattaataatccaaattttCATCACACAGAGAGAGATCATCAGAACTAGATCCGTGACATTCATCTCCTATATATATGGGCCTAATTCTTTCTCTAGCCTAATAAAAGACCTCACAGATAGAAAATCCAGACCCCTCCCCCTCTCCTAACAGGGAAAAAGAAATCAATgtccaaaaacaaaaagaattccAAAAGACGCACACAAAAGACATAAAAGGCTAGGTTTCATTGGCAAGAGCTTTCGTTTATCTTTTGATGTCTAATTGTTCCACAAATGATCATAACTTTGTGTGCTTGATAAGATAAATCGAACTTGTGCAATTGGGCTACTAAAATTGTAAAGAGATTTCTAACAattcacacacatatatatttataaatcacTGTTtttcatttcacaaaaaaatgtTGTCGTGGTACATCCTTCATCACAAATAActgatggaaaaagaaaaatgtgcacGATTTTCACAGAATTTTCCCCTCACTAAACTGTTCGgaaattttctttctcattttttccatttctaaaACAGGATTTGTATATGGGGAGAAAGTTCTGAGACAAAAATCACaccaaaaagaacaaaaaataacaaatctctCCTTGAAGACATGAACAGCTAACAATCAACATACAGCGTCAGTGGAAACGACGCATATAGGCAGAACAGATAATGAATAGCAGTATATTTCGAGATTAAAGCCCACCTGAAGGGGAAGAAGCCTGCTGATAGAAACCCTAGCTCCAGCGGCAAAACCCAAATTGAGTTCAGTATTGTAGAGAGATATACCCGATCAGCAATGGAGGCGACGGCGCTGGGCTGGAGGCGGAGATGGAGGCGATGAAGGAGGAGATGGAGGCGACGGCGGCGACAGTGAGCTGGAGGCGGAGATGGAGGCGACGGCGCTGGCGCTCGAGGCGGCGACGATGACGAAGGAGTCGGCAATGGAGGCGACCGGAGAAGGAGATGGGAGGGAGGCGGCGAACAAAAAGAGAGAAGGGCAAAGggatgagagaagagagaagggcGAACAAAATGTAAGAGCTTAATTATTTCCTCTACCAGTAGCTTagatgttttatttatttattttactttttctttttatttctaaattgtCTAGCAGCATTTAAGCTCCTACTTGTAAGATTTTGCattaaatttagataaaataattactaaagaacTGAACAGTAAGAAGAATCGATTATTTGAcagaaaaattatttgaaaaatcaatctaatttgtgataaaaaaattatttaaaaaaaattgatgcattttttgtaagaattgtcgtgtataataataattttaaatatttaaaaccaattgattctgttataatttgaataacttcaattattttataaatacatgggtaactttttattcttaatttataaTCTAAATATTtgatcttaaattttattttatttttatcataaatttatgctaatattattttataaattttgtttaattgttggattatgttaattaatatatttgtaggataattactcaatttttgaattaaagaacagAACAGTAAGGAGAACATGTGTTGGtagcttttgaaataaaatcaaCACTCAGCACGCAGAGAAGAGGACCAGAAATGTAAAATCAGAAAATATAATTacatttaaactaataaaattaagtttttctcATCTCAGCACAACAGAAGCTCATTAGTAATACAAGTCAAACTCAAGTCTGTCACAAACCAGTCTACTCTGCTACAGTCTTTGGACAAGAATTCAGCAACAACAACAGAAGAGGAGCTCTGAAGCAGAGAGAAAACAGCAACAAACAACAGATATTGAGATCCCTAATGTTGAAGTTGCATTTGTCCTGCATTATTAAGTTATTGGGTCGTTACGTTGTTTATATATGGTTCGAATAGTTTCTTCCTTTGAGCTATCTTTTAAGAATTAGTTTTACCTAGTCTCATTTAACAGTAGTCAGAAGCTCTTTTTTGAAACAATTTGGCATGCCAGAATTCGACGACGATGAGAAAGTAATCTACACCATTGCCATTGCTGCTATCTTGGTAGTTTGAGATTTCTGCAAAGATAGAATGACTAGAAATTACCCAAAGCTCCTAGCCGAGCTGGAACAAACATAGGGGTTAATACAAAATAGACCCTATATAAGGAATGGGATTGAATTAGCTAAGCCAATACTTCAACAAATAGCCAAGGCAGTCTCTCCTTTCTAGTACAGAGTAACCAAAGATCAATTGAGCCACGTAATGTAAGACCAGTGAAGGCACCATCCACCATAGTTTCACACAAAATCAAGGACACATTAGCAAAGCTGAacaattttatagaatttgatGGCCAATATGAGTCTAGAGGTCTTTCATAAATCTTGTCGCTTTCCCCTCTTCCTTACTACATGAATCACATAGTTTGAACACCAGAAGATGCAGACTCCCATAAAAACATCAAAACCAACCCATTCATCTTGATGAAGTAGAGCACCACTTTTTTTAAGcttaatttgaaattatctaTAAAGTCTGAAGGATATAATGGTCTTGGATATGATCAACCTGACTATCAAGTACTTTTACCTACATATAACTATTGCAACTTAAAGGGGATGTAACAAAATGGAAGTAACAAAATTCATTATAAACAGGGAGATCCAACAAAATGTGCCCATACGAAAGCCTAACAtccaaagaagaaaagaataagcatTAAAATTCACTAGAAAAACAAATGCATAAGGACTATCAATCATTTCCAGAATTGATCTTCAATACAtagccaatatatatatatatatatataagttaaaatgGCACATGCTAAAAAGAATGTACTACTCATGTCTCAAGGCAACACATAAACAGAAAAATCAAGCTCAAATCTTATTGTTGTTGGTAAGACATGTTAAGCAAGGAAAACCACAGATACATATTAGGACCAATACTCGAAAGGGACTCCATGTACAGgggtttccttcttttgggGCCTCCTAAATGATGTcgttcttattaaaaaaatactcaaatgggagagatttattttttttgagggAAGATGAATTTATCTTTATCAAAAAGAGCACCTTGTACAAATGTCTAAGGCTCGCAGAATTACTGCAGCTGTCTACTTGCACCAAAATTCAACATTAACTGCAAGAGAAACGAGTCTTTAGTTTATTGTGAAGGATACTTCCCCAACTCTTTACTTTCACATTTCTACCTTGTTACTTTTGAGTAAGTTAGCCgatcccacatagtgggataaatgcttgatatgttgttattttattgttgttgttgttgttatttttgaataagttcatgatgttaaaattaaaatctcaaaCATAATGGAGCTTCAAAAGTGATGCAACAAGAATACAAGGTATTTGAGCAGCTATGGAGTAAAGGACCTTATAAAGGCTCTTTCTACTTTACAAAAATGTCTCTTGACTTATTATTCCCACAAAATCATTGAGAGATATATCCAAACCCGATGTATGATCAACAACAAAAGTCTCAGATGTTTTAGCCCCCCTCTATCTCTATTTCCTACCCACAATGGTCCACTGTGTTGTCTTCACAATATTCATTGTCAATGGTTCGTTGGTATTCCCAGCTCTTCCGCACAATAATCTTGCATTCAAATAAGAGCATCCATACCCCAGGGTATAGGTCAAACGATTGGATGAGTAATATATCGATGTCAATCTGGTAGGTTGCGAGTTCGATTCTCGTCTTATGCAATGGTCAAAGACCCAACTTGCAATTTACCTCACCTAACGTAATCAAGGACACGGGCACTAAGAGTCACACAAGTACGATCATCCCAAATAAGAGCATCAATTCTTCATGTCCTCATACACATTTGAGAATGCATACTTTTTGTCACGATCCATTCCCATGTCAATAGTCTACTGGGAAGGTATTGGGCATGAAACTTGGTCTCGTAAACCCATAAGTCACTTTCAGCAAACACTTTTGGGTGAGGACCCATGttgttacaagtggtattacTGTTTTAGAGCTAACCCAAGATTACTCTTATGTGAGTCTGTCAAGATCTTACATCCTCCTATTTCAGGCAATGTATAGCTAGGAGAATATATAGCTTTCAAATCTCATTGATTATTCCTTTGATTAGGGTGATGGTAGATTCTTAGGAAATTTTCAGATTTGGCAATGTAATTAGATcctctatgtatatatacacacacaacacgTGTAGTTTTCGATATACAATCAATAAAGAGATTACATTCATCATATGGTATCATAGCCAAGTTCTTAGGGTGTATATTCGACCTTCATCATCTCCATCCCACAACATGTCCCTTTGGCCTTTATTGCTAGCTATCCTACCCTCATCTATCGAAGGGTTTCTCTAGGTTCTCTCTGACTAAATCGATCGCCGCAACCACAGGTTCTGCCCACCAGAAGTTCAACGGACAAGAGCATTTCGTGGTTGTTTGGCTTACCATTTTTTATTGGAGCTTTTAAGTTAGTTAGTTGTTAGCATAAAAGTTGATAAcatatttggataaatatacttttaaactatcaattaatagttatgtgtttagtTTGTAAAAACTGATAAGCTgtcaaaacttgacaaaaagactaaaatagatatGATGTAgaataatacaaacaaaaatttataaaaatactattatttataaaaaaattataaattaatttctaaatattagataaattatacatacttattaaaaaatatattaatataatatatatacatcttttattttttccttaaaaaatattaccattaatatatatacacttacaaGTCGATTGGGGATGCCACCGGCAATGGAGGAAAAGGCGACGATCGAGGTTGGAGGTGGCACCTGATGGTGACGGCAATAATGAATGGGGGGTTGACGGTGCTAGACGGCTTGTGGTGGCGGATCTGGAACTAGATGCGATGATGGCATGACCCACCAATACGAGGCTGCTTGCAGCAACCTAGCTAGACAATGGCAACAGCGGTTATGAAGGAAGGGCGACGACAGCAGCAGCAGTAATGGCTGAAGCGAAGGGAAGATGATGGGGTACCAGCTTTTGAGGGCAGAATAGTCTTTTACTTGGTCAACATAGTAGCATTTTTTGCAAAAGCTTGGGGGTACCAGCTTTTGCAAAACAGTATTATAATAGGTTTAAAGTTATCTAGCTTTTAAGTTGATTGTTGTTACTGAACACTTAACCAAAAAACACTACATAGCTTATAAGCGATCAAAtcgctaagccaaacagcctctttaACATTAGATCCACATTGGCAGAGTATGCTCTGCTCGATTCCAACAGCATCCCAACCTACCTGACTCGTCGGTGTCAGGCGTCGAGCAACTTGAACACTCGAGCCAAATCGATGATCATCAGCCTTGGTCAATGAGTTCAATAGCCTCGGATGGTTGATAGTCGTGCGAGCCTTGTTCGCGAGATATCATCTGGTTCACATTCTAATCTTACCAACATGTGTTGTCTCTGCCATTGTTGGTACCATTCTCATCCAAGCCACCAGTTGATGTCGGCGGTTGTTATTGTCAGAACCTTCTTCCGATTTCAACAGACTAATCTCCTTATGCCATTATGTCTAACCACTCATTTTCTGGCATCAACAGTCCCACAAATCCCGTTTTAACCAATGACCCAACCAACCAACCATCCTCAAGAGAGTTACAAAATCTCCATGCCTCGTATAGATTGAACGGAAGGAACAATCTGAAGTTGTGACAATTTGTTCGTACATTCCTCAAAGGGAAGGAAAAGCTCAGCCACCTACTTGGTATGACCCCAAAATTTGATGATCTCAAGTTCAAAGCATGGGATGAACAAGAACCGATGGTTATGGCATGGCTATGGAATGCAATGGAATCGAAAATCAATGATACATGCATGTTTCTCTCTAATGCAAAGGAGATTTGAGAGACCGCCCAACAAGCATACTCCAAGAAGAATGACTAAACccaaatttatgaaattaacgTCAAACTGATGGCTACCAAACAAGGTAACCTTTTTGTCACTGAGTATACAAATTTGTTGAAGAACCTATGGTAGGAGATGGATCACTATCGTTCCCTTCCAATGAAAGACCAAGAGGATGCTACCACTTTACAACAGTTTATAGAAAGGGATTGTATTTACGATTTCTTGGCTGGGCTCTGACGTAAATGTGATCAAGTTTGGGTGCATATTTTTGGTAAGGAATAACTGTCATCGCTGAATGAGATCATAACCATCATCTAGAGCAGAGGAGAGTCGAAAGAATGTAATGCTTATAGACCAAGGAGTGGAAGGATCAACACTAACCATACGAGGCAACAAGGACAACCCCACAGCCAAGCAAACTGCTACGCTGCCGGCAAGTAAAAGGTTTGATTCTAAGCCAAATAACCGGTCTCATCTCGTGTACAATTACTGCAAGGAGAATGGGCATGTCAGGGATGAATGCTATAAGCTTCATGGCAGACCCCAAGAAGCTGATCATGGATATGGTGGACAACGGAATGGGCATGCCAGGGATGAATGCTATAAGCTTCATGGCAGACCCCAAGAAGCTGATCATGGATATGGTGGACAACGAAATGGGCAGGTCAATCTATCCAAGTCAAAAGAGCTCCCTCCATCAAAGAAGGAGTTGGGATCTCAAGAATCCTCTAGCACAATGATACTTGACACATTGGACATTGAAAGGTTGAAGGCCTTTTTCTCGACTCTAGTATATCCTCCACCAACCCCGGTGTTTGCTCATTTGCACGATCAAGTATTGTCTCGCCTCTCATGGTTATAGTGCTTCAAATTCCAATCAATCCACATGGACAATTGATTCCGATGCAACTCATCATATGATCTTCTCTTCAAGTTCTTTCTCCCCATATTTAGTCAGTCAATTGGAGAATAAAGAGTACCATAGCATCATCAAAGCACGCTGATTATTGGATACATCAGCGCACCATCTTAGGTGGATCGTGTGTcaggttaattaaaaataaaattttcattaatattaaaatatgaggatcaaattaaattaattcttaaaataaaataaaattaaaaaataattcaaagttGAACATAAATAAGGCTATTAGCCCTAAAATTAAAGCACAATGTTAGCGCATCTAATCACACTGGTtagaaagatataaatatatattatttaaaaatatttcaaagtaTAGTATAATTAaccttaattaataaaagtgtcctaaaactaattaatataaagtgtttagaaactaaaaattattttaatttatacgtGCCTGTCAAGGAGTTTCCTATGCTGAAATTAATCTCTTTGGAGATAAAGGTTGGTGGGTACTAGTcaagaagaacaaaaataaataaataacattacaaGATAAATATCTGTTCTTAGTGTCTCGTAGTTAGTGCATTTTGTTCAAAGCCAGACTCATTatttgattaacaaaaatataattcaaaatataatatctctAGACAATAGTACACTTGCGTTGCATATACAACCGGATACTGATAAACTTGCAAGAAGCCAGGAACCACTCTTCAAGACTGAAAAATGCAGTGTAAATACAAGCcacaatttaattatttcctcTGCCAGAAGCTTAgatgctttatttatttttctttttctttctaaattgtCCAGCAGCATTTAAGCTCCTACTTTCAAGATTTTGCAATAAATttggataaaataattattaaaaaaactgaACAGTAAGAACATGTGGTATTAGAGCACTTGGTATGAAATAATTATCAAGTACGTAACTCCGTCTCATAAACTCATAAGTTACCTTTACCAAACACTTTTGAGGTGAGAACCCATATTATTACAAGTGATACTAGAATTAACCTAAAATTACTATTGTGTGGGTGCAGATTAAGAAAGTGTTTTAAATCTGATTTGGGTTAGAAATATGTTTTCGAAGTATTTACAATTGGAcatcagaaattaaaatttagaaaaaaaaaaatacaaccctATATTAATTCCTAATTTATTCTAAGACTCTAAGCAACATTCATTGGACTGTTCAcacttg contains the following coding sequences:
- the LOC127812664 gene encoding F-box/FBD/LRR-repeat protein At1g13570-like, whose protein sequence is MRNGCVKKMQGSTSDMISYLPINLIEKILTCMPIVDAVRTSVLSKKWRYTWVTLPELVFDDAFYRRSRTTSINKLLLTIYQVLLFHRGPILKFKLHLSELKSHSAIDQLIPFVSNNGVLDFVLHFMGGDPYKLPSSVFSCLQLENLELRYCLFVPPRGFNGFSKLLSLELHDVIITSEVFSGLISNCPLLKELKLVNPGCFSYLEITAPNLRCLYCDFTYLCLKNDIPRLRLPISWLIEVEVSNWFTLFASVI
- the LOC127812659 gene encoding F-box/FBD/LRR-repeat protein At1g13570-like, translating into MQNGCVKKMQGSTSDRISYLPSNVIEKILTCMPIDDSVRTSVLSKKWRYTWVTLPELVFDDAFYRKLRITSTNELLLIIYQVLLLHRGPILKFKLHLSEWNRICAIDRLINFVSNNGVQDFILHIFRYVHYELPSSVFSCLQLEHLELHLCSFVPPPGFKGFSKLLSLELHDVIINSGVLSGLISNCPLLKELNLVRPGSFCDPDSFGYLEITAPNLRCLYCEGDFSDICLKNSPNLARVSLDLHHSMYQEVWVTLAGLPAIEFLELKFFRLKLIPQIGVPGRLPTDLSHLKVLKLDGIKPVSSFLRLIRSSPNLEKLIIWVNNDMVLSHVGPILEDFEEQGFLDISLNRLREVDLRICCKRGFQLEFVKFLLTTSPALEKMVIEPIHAMDHERMMFWKAVTQFRRLSPLAEVFFEFQDDDDDDDDDLDYDYDMHFLPN